A single genomic interval of Halomonas sp. GT harbors:
- the atpD gene encoding F0F1 ATP synthase subunit beta yields MSGRIVQIIGAVIDVEFPRDSVPKVYDALKVSNAETILEVQQQLGDGVVRTIAMGSTEGLKRGLDVTNTGTAISVPVGKETLGRIMNVLGEPIDEAGPIGEQERMPIHRKAPSYADQAASNELLETGIKVIDLVCPFAKGGKVGLFGGAGVGKTVNMMELIRNIATEHSGYSVFAGVGERTREGNDFYHEMTESNVIDKVSLVYGQMNEPPGNRLRVALTGLTIAEKFRDEGRDVLLFVDNIYRYTLAGTEVSALLGRMPSAVGYQPTLAEEMGVLQERITSTKTGSITSVQAVYVPADDLTDPSPATTFSHLDATVVLARSIAELGIYPAIDPLDSTSRQLDPLVVGEEHYDVARGVQNVLQRYKELKDIIAILGMDELSDEDKLAVSRARKIQRFLSQPFFVAEVFTGSPGKYVSLKDTIRGFQGILAGEYDELPEQAFYMVGSIDEAVEKANQMKK; encoded by the coding sequence ATGAGCGGACGTATCGTACAAATCATCGGCGCGGTGATTGACGTAGAGTTTCCGCGGGACTCTGTGCCCAAGGTCTACGACGCGCTGAAGGTCTCTAATGCTGAGACCATCCTCGAAGTCCAGCAACAGCTGGGCGACGGCGTGGTGCGCACCATTGCCATGGGCTCTACTGAGGGCTTGAAACGTGGCTTGGACGTGACCAACACAGGTACCGCGATTTCCGTACCCGTCGGTAAGGAAACGCTAGGTCGCATCATGAACGTGCTCGGTGAGCCGATTGATGAAGCTGGCCCGATTGGCGAGCAAGAACGTATGCCAATCCACCGTAAAGCACCAAGCTACGCTGACCAAGCAGCTTCAAATGAGCTGCTGGAAACCGGTATCAAGGTTATCGACCTCGTTTGCCCGTTCGCTAAGGGCGGTAAAGTTGGTCTATTCGGCGGTGCGGGTGTTGGTAAAACCGTTAACATGATGGAGCTTATCCGCAACATCGCCACTGAACACAGCGGCTACTCTGTATTCGCCGGTGTAGGTGAGCGTACGCGTGAGGGTAATGACTTCTATCACGAGATGACTGAATCCAACGTTATCGACAAGGTATCGCTGGTTTACGGTCAGATGAATGAGCCGCCTGGCAACCGTCTGCGTGTTGCGCTGACCGGTCTAACCATTGCTGAGAAATTCCGTGATGAAGGCCGCGACGTTCTGCTGTTCGTCGATAACATCTATCGCTACACCCTGGCCGGTACGGAAGTATCTGCACTGCTGGGTCGTATGCCATCTGCGGTAGGTTATCAGCCGACGCTGGCTGAAGAGATGGGCGTTCTGCAGGAACGCATCACCTCTACTAAAACGGGTTCTATTACGTCTGTACAGGCCGTTTACGTTCCTGCGGATGACTTGACTGACCCATCGCCAGCGACGACCTTCTCGCACTTGGACGCTACCGTAGTATTGGCTCGTTCTATCGCAGAGCTTGGTATTTATCCTGCGATTGATCCGCTGGACTCTACGTCGCGTCAGTTGGATCCGCTGGTCGTGGGTGAAGAGCACTACGATGTAGCCCGTGGCGTACAGAACGTTCTGCAGCGTTATAAAGAATTGAAAGATATCATCGCGATTTTGGGTATGGACGAGCTGTCTGATGAAGATAAGCTGGCTGTATCTCGTGCGCGTAAAATCCAACGCTTCTTGTCGCAGCCGTTCTTCGTTGCTGAGGTATTCACTGGTTCGCCCGGTAAGTATGTTTCTTTGAAAGATACGATTCGTGGCTTCCAAGGCATCCTCGCGGGTGAGTATGACGAGTTGCCGGAACAGGCCTTCTACATGGTCGGCTCCATCGACGAAGCTGTCGAAAAAGCCAACCAGATGAAGAAGTAA
- the mnmG gene encoding tRNA uridine-5-carboxymethylaminomethyl(34) synthesis enzyme MnmG has product MNYPDRFDVIVIGGGHAGTEAALASARMGCQTLLLTHNIETLGQMSCNPAIGGIGKSHLVKEIDALGGAMGLATDLGGIQFRVLNARKGPAVRATRAQADRVRYKAAIRGMLENQPNLTIFQQAAGDLVVDNNTVRGVVTETGIRFHAESVVLSTGTFLGGVIHIGLDQSRGGRAGDPPSNALAERLRALPFRVDRLKTGTPPRIDAKTVDFTSLEEQPGDTPTPVMSYLGSREMHPQQVSCHIAHTNERTHEIIMANLDRSPMYSGVIEGVGPRYCPSIEDKVHRFADKSSHQVFIEPEGLDTHELYPNGISTSLPFDVQLQVVRSIKGLENAHITRPGYAIEYDFFDPRDLKHSLETKFIHNLFFAGQINGTTGYEEAGAQGLLAGLNAARRAKQLEAWHPRRDEAYLGVLVDDLITMGTKEPYRMFTSRAEYRLLLREDNADLRLTEKGRELGLVDDKRWTAFSQKREAIERETARLATVWVQPNTPAAAKIAEKTGRPLPREYCLSDLLKRPELTYDDITSLPGIESGDVDDEAVAEQVQIQAKYQGYIDRQQDEIDKLKRHEATPLPAELDYQRVEGLSNEIRQKLSETRPETLAQAARISGVTPAAVSILLIHLKKRRLVSTTEVVNG; this is encoded by the coding sequence TTGAACTATCCCGACCGCTTTGACGTGATTGTCATCGGCGGTGGCCATGCGGGAACTGAAGCCGCATTGGCCTCTGCTCGTATGGGTTGTCAAACCCTATTGCTAACCCACAACATCGAAACGCTCGGCCAAATGTCGTGCAATCCAGCGATTGGTGGAATTGGCAAAAGCCACCTGGTAAAAGAAATTGATGCACTCGGTGGTGCAATGGGGCTAGCCACGGACTTAGGCGGCATACAGTTCCGGGTATTGAACGCTCGTAAAGGTCCAGCCGTTCGAGCAACACGTGCTCAAGCAGACCGAGTTCGCTACAAAGCTGCTATTCGGGGAATGTTGGAAAACCAGCCTAACTTAACGATTTTTCAGCAAGCTGCTGGCGATCTGGTTGTGGATAACAACACCGTTCGAGGTGTCGTGACCGAAACAGGCATACGTTTCCATGCGGAATCCGTTGTGTTGTCAACCGGTACGTTTTTGGGTGGCGTTATCCACATTGGGTTAGATCAAAGCCGCGGTGGCCGCGCCGGAGACCCTCCTTCCAACGCCTTAGCTGAACGCTTACGGGCATTACCGTTTCGCGTTGATCGGTTAAAAACCGGGACGCCTCCACGTATTGATGCCAAAACCGTTGACTTCACGTCATTGGAAGAGCAGCCAGGCGATACCCCAACGCCAGTCATGTCATACCTTGGTTCACGGGAGATGCATCCACAGCAGGTGAGTTGCCACATAGCGCACACCAATGAGCGCACCCATGAAATCATCATGGCAAACCTTGATCGCTCACCTATGTATTCCGGTGTAATCGAAGGTGTTGGTCCGCGTTACTGCCCGTCGATTGAAGACAAAGTTCACCGCTTTGCCGACAAATCAAGCCATCAGGTATTTATTGAACCTGAAGGGTTGGATACACATGAGCTATATCCCAATGGAATCTCGACGTCGTTGCCTTTCGATGTCCAGCTACAAGTGGTTCGCTCAATTAAAGGCTTAGAAAACGCTCATATCACACGACCTGGCTACGCCATTGAGTACGACTTTTTTGATCCTCGGGATTTGAAACACTCTTTGGAAACTAAATTTATCCACAACCTGTTTTTTGCCGGACAAATTAACGGTACTACCGGCTATGAAGAGGCTGGAGCTCAAGGGTTGCTGGCAGGTTTGAATGCCGCTCGCCGCGCCAAACAGTTAGAGGCGTGGCATCCTCGCCGCGATGAAGCTTATCTTGGTGTATTAGTGGATGACCTGATTACCATGGGCACCAAAGAGCCCTACCGCATGTTTACCTCTCGTGCGGAATATCGTCTGCTGCTACGCGAAGACAATGCCGATCTGCGTTTAACTGAGAAGGGACGTGAGCTTGGTTTAGTCGATGACAAACGTTGGACGGCGTTTAGTCAAAAACGCGAAGCCATCGAACGTGAAACTGCTCGTTTGGCAACCGTTTGGGTACAGCCCAATACACCTGCTGCCGCTAAAATTGCTGAAAAAACTGGTAGGCCCCTACCCCGAGAATACTGTTTAAGTGACTTGTTAAAGCGTCCAGAGCTTACCTATGACGATATTACCTCGCTGCCTGGCATTGAAAGCGGCGATGTTGACGATGAAGCGGTTGCCGAGCAGGTACAAATTCAAGCGAAATATCAGGGTTATATTGACCGTCAACAGGATGAGATCGATAAGCTCAAGCGCCATGAAGCAACACCGCTGCCAGCAGAGCTGGATTATCAACGGGTTGAAGGGTTATCCAATGAAATCCGCCAAAAGCTTAGTGAAACGCGTCCTGAAACACTGGCTCAAGCGGCTAGAATCTCAGGCGTGACCCCCGCAGCGGTCTCTATTTTGCTAATACATTTGAAAAAACGTCGTTTAGTCAGTACTACCGAGGTCGTTAACGGATGA
- the atpE gene encoding F0F1 ATP synthase subunit C translates to MEMVYLSAAIIIGLGALATGIGFALLGGKLLESTARQPELGDQLQTKTFIMAGLLDAVPMIGVGIAMYLIFVVAG, encoded by the coding sequence ATGGAAATGGTTTATCTCTCAGCTGCCATCATCATCGGTCTGGGCGCACTGGCTACCGGCATTGGCTTCGCCTTGTTGGGCGGCAAGTTGCTTGAATCCACTGCGCGTCAACCTGAACTGGGCGACCAACTGCAAACCAAAACCTTCATCATGGCCGGTCTGCTTGACGCCGTTCCGATGATCGGTGTTGGTATCGCGATGTACCTGATCTTCGTTGTCGCCGGTTAA
- a CDS encoding F0F1 ATP synthase subunit B, which translates to MNINMTLIGQTIAFAIFVWFCIKYVWPPISNALHERQKKIADGLDAASRATRDLELAQERAEQTLRESKEQASQILEQANKRSAQMIEEAREQARAEGERLMASARSEIEQEVNRAKDELRAQVSHLAIIGAERVLEASVDEKAHRKLLDELAAEL; encoded by the coding sequence GTGAATATCAACATGACGCTTATCGGGCAGACGATCGCCTTCGCGATCTTTGTCTGGTTTTGCATAAAGTATGTGTGGCCTCCGATCAGCAACGCTCTTCACGAGCGTCAGAAGAAAATTGCTGATGGCTTAGACGCAGCCAGCCGTGCTACTCGCGACCTTGAGCTAGCTCAAGAGCGTGCAGAACAAACGCTGCGTGAAAGCAAGGAGCAGGCTTCTCAAATTCTCGAGCAAGCCAACAAGCGCTCTGCTCAGATGATCGAAGAAGCACGTGAACAGGCCCGCGCTGAAGGCGAACGCCTAATGGCAAGTGCACGTTCAGAAATCGAGCAAGAAGTGAATCGAGCAAAAGACGAGCTTCGTGCCCAGGTTTCTCACCTCGCCATCATTGGTGCTGAGCGTGTACTAGAAGCTTCGGTCGACGAGAAAGCACATCGCAAGTTACTTGATGAGCTTGCTGCTGAACTGTAA
- the atpG gene encoding F0F1 ATP synthase subunit gamma has protein sequence MAAAKEIRTQIGSIKNTQKITSAMEMVAASKMRKAQDLMKAGQPYAKQIRNVVGHIADANPEYKHDYMVERSEVKRVGYIVVSTDRGLCGGLNVNLFKAVVKDAVVWKQQDAELDFCALGSKAGAFFRNYGGNLVAAKSGLGESPSVEGLIGSVKVMLEAYDEGRLDRLFVVYNEFVNTMTQRPVVRQLLPLSSDMGADAKHDEENARPGSWDYLYEPDAKALLDSLLVRFIESQVYQAVVENGACEQAARMIAMKSATDNAGNLIDDLEMVYNKARQAAITQEISEIVGGASAV, from the coding sequence ATGGCAGCTGCAAAAGAGATACGCACCCAGATCGGGAGCATAAAAAATACGCAGAAGATTACCAGTGCCATGGAAATGGTAGCTGCATCTAAAATGCGTAAAGCACAAGATCTGATGAAGGCTGGCCAGCCGTATGCCAAGCAGATTCGTAATGTGGTAGGCCACATTGCTGACGCAAACCCCGAATACAAGCACGACTACATGGTCGAGCGGAGTGAGGTGAAGCGCGTTGGGTACATTGTGGTATCTACTGACCGCGGTCTGTGTGGCGGCTTAAACGTCAACCTGTTTAAGGCAGTGGTGAAAGATGCCGTTGTCTGGAAACAGCAAGACGCAGAGCTAGACTTCTGTGCCCTCGGCTCTAAAGCCGGCGCCTTTTTCCGCAATTATGGGGGCAACCTGGTTGCTGCCAAGAGCGGATTGGGAGAATCGCCGTCTGTCGAAGGACTGATCGGTAGTGTCAAGGTCATGTTAGAAGCGTACGACGAAGGACGCCTTGACCGTTTGTTTGTGGTGTATAACGAATTTGTTAACACCATGACGCAACGGCCAGTCGTGCGTCAGCTTCTTCCGCTGTCGTCCGATATGGGGGCAGACGCGAAGCATGACGAAGAAAACGCCCGTCCCGGAAGCTGGGACTACCTGTATGAACCGGATGCCAAGGCGTTGCTAGACAGCCTGTTGGTTCGATTCATCGAATCACAGGTGTATCAGGCGGTAGTCGAAAACGGTGCGTGCGAACAGGCCGCCCGAATGATCGCTATGAAGAGTGCCACTGATAACGCGGGCAACCTGATCGACGATCTGGAGATGGTATACAACAAGGCCCGTCAGGCCGCCATCACCCAGGAAATTTCCGAGATCGTCGGCGGCGCTTCTGCCGTATAA
- a CDS encoding ParA family protein, whose translation MSQIIALTNQKGGVGKSTSAVNLAASLAALDRRILLVDLDPQGHASMGSGIDKYALEKSVLDVLLGETTASDAIVRGLPVKYDVLPGNGDLTAAEVELLDSDQRQSRLSLALQTVADAYDVVLIDCPPSLNMLTVNALTAANGVLIPLQCEFYALEGLSALLDTVEQIKQSVNPDLAVSGILRTMYDKRTSLTREVDKQLRDFFGDALLKTTIPRNVKVAEAPSHGLPVTQYARFSRGSQAYRVLAKEMIRRLSL comes from the coding sequence GTGAGCCAGATCATTGCCCTGACCAACCAAAAAGGCGGTGTGGGCAAGTCCACTTCAGCCGTTAATCTCGCCGCTAGTTTGGCAGCACTTGATCGTCGTATCTTGCTGGTAGACTTAGACCCACAAGGGCATGCCAGCATGGGCAGTGGCATCGACAAGTACGCACTGGAAAAAAGTGTACTTGACGTGTTGCTGGGAGAAACAACCGCAAGCGATGCAATTGTTCGTGGGCTTCCAGTGAAATATGACGTCCTACCAGGCAATGGTGATTTAACTGCCGCTGAAGTAGAACTTCTCGATAGTGACCAGCGCCAAAGTCGTTTGTCATTAGCACTGCAGACGGTCGCAGATGCTTATGATGTTGTCCTCATTGACTGCCCGCCGTCGCTGAATATGCTTACCGTTAATGCGTTGACAGCTGCCAATGGCGTGCTTATTCCATTGCAGTGTGAATTCTACGCATTGGAAGGGTTATCAGCGCTGCTGGATACTGTTGAGCAGATTAAACAGAGCGTTAATCCTGATCTAGCCGTTTCTGGCATTCTGCGTACCATGTACGACAAGCGCACCAGTTTGACGCGTGAAGTCGACAAACAGCTGAGAGATTTTTTTGGCGATGCGCTGTTAAAAACAACCATTCCGCGCAATGTGAAGGTTGCTGAAGCACCAAGCCATGGCTTGCCTGTTACTCAATACGCGCGTTTTTCGCGGGGTAGTCAGGCTTATCGTGTGCTAGCAAAAGAGATGATCCGGCGGCTATCGCTGTAA
- the rsmG gene encoding 16S rRNA (guanine(527)-N(7))-methyltransferase RsmG encodes MSQLTPLINSLPEAVAPRLEEGLAALGATVTTQQREQLLGLLALLHKWNQAYNLTAVRDVEEMVSRHVLDSAAVAPYVHGPRILDVGAGPGLPGLVLAIMKPELQVTLLDSNGKKVRFQRQAVMELALTNVTPIQARVEQFNGQTFDQVISRAFASLVDFISLTRALPAAHGQWLAMKGRGADDELRELPAYVELQARHLLSVPFDTAERQLLILTPKGVE; translated from the coding sequence ATGAGTCAATTAACGCCGTTAATCAACAGTTTGCCTGAAGCCGTTGCACCCCGGTTAGAAGAAGGACTAGCCGCGCTCGGCGCCACTGTAACTACCCAGCAGCGCGAACAGCTACTCGGTTTGCTTGCGTTGTTGCACAAGTGGAATCAGGCTTATAACCTCACCGCTGTACGCGATGTTGAAGAGATGGTTTCCCGACACGTGTTGGATAGTGCCGCTGTCGCACCTTATGTGCATGGGCCACGGATACTTGATGTAGGCGCTGGCCCAGGCTTACCTGGCCTTGTGCTTGCCATCATGAAACCTGAACTGCAGGTAACGCTGCTCGATAGCAATGGCAAGAAAGTTCGCTTTCAACGTCAAGCAGTGATGGAGTTGGCGTTGACAAACGTTACGCCAATCCAAGCACGCGTTGAGCAATTTAATGGCCAGACATTTGATCAAGTGATTTCCAGAGCCTTTGCCAGCTTGGTAGACTTTATTTCGCTAACCCGAGCGCTACCAGCTGCTCACGGGCAGTGGCTTGCGATGAAAGGCCGTGGCGCTGATGATGAACTGCGGGAGTTACCCGCCTATGTTGAGCTTCAGGCGCGTCACTTACTGAGCGTACCCTTCGATACGGCCGAGCGGCAGCTGTTGATTCTGACCCCAAAAGGAGTTGAGTAG
- the atpA gene encoding F0F1 ATP synthase subunit alpha, whose translation MQQLNPSEISDIIKQRIEKLDVASEARNQGTIVSVSDGIVKIHGLEDAMFGEMIEFPNSIFGMVLNLERDSVGAVVLGDYLQLQEGMTAQCTGRILEVPVGPELVGRVVDALGNAIDGKGDINAKMTDAVEKVAPGVITRQSVDEPIQTGLKSIDAMVPIGRGQRELIIGDRQIGKSAIAIDAIINQKGKGVTCVYVAIGQKQSTIANVVRKLEEHGAMEHTIVVAAGAADPAPMQFLAAYSGCTMGEYFRDRGEDALIVYDDLSKQAVAYRQVSLLLRRPPGREAYPGDVFYLHSRLLERAARVNADYVEKFTDGAVKGKTGSLTALPIIETQGGDVSAFVPTNVISITDGQIFLETNLFNSGIRPAINAGLSVSRVGGAAQTKIIKKLGGGVRLALAQYRELAAFSQFASDLDEATRKQLEHGQRVTELMKQKQYSPMSVAEMALSLYAANEGHLDDVSVDKVLDFERALHDYMKSEHNDLLEKINQTGDYNGEIQDGLKSGLEKFKATQSW comes from the coding sequence ATGCAGCAACTGAATCCTTCCGAGATCAGCGACATCATCAAGCAGCGAATTGAGAAGCTTGACGTCGCATCCGAAGCCCGTAATCAGGGCACCATCGTCAGCGTTTCCGACGGTATCGTGAAAATTCACGGCCTCGAAGACGCGATGTTTGGTGAAATGATTGAATTCCCTAACAGCATTTTTGGCATGGTACTGAACCTGGAGCGTGACTCCGTTGGTGCCGTTGTCTTGGGTGACTATCTGCAACTTCAAGAAGGCATGACCGCTCAGTGTACGGGTCGTATCTTAGAAGTGCCGGTAGGCCCTGAGCTGGTAGGTCGTGTGGTCGATGCATTGGGTAATGCTATCGACGGCAAAGGCGATATCAACGCCAAAATGACTGACGCGGTAGAAAAAGTAGCGCCCGGCGTTATTACCCGTCAGTCCGTTGACGAGCCGATCCAAACAGGTTTGAAGTCTATTGATGCTATGGTGCCAATCGGCCGTGGTCAGCGTGAGCTGATTATCGGTGACCGTCAGATTGGTAAGTCTGCCATTGCTATCGATGCGATCATCAACCAAAAAGGCAAAGGCGTTACCTGTGTTTACGTAGCGATTGGTCAGAAGCAGTCGACCATTGCTAACGTGGTACGCAAGTTAGAAGAGCATGGCGCGATGGAGCACACCATCGTTGTCGCTGCTGGTGCTGCTGATCCAGCACCCATGCAGTTCTTGGCCGCTTATTCTGGTTGCACCATGGGTGAGTACTTCCGTGACCGTGGTGAAGACGCACTGATCGTTTATGACGATCTTTCCAAGCAGGCTGTGGCTTACCGTCAGGTATCGCTACTGCTGCGTCGTCCGCCTGGTCGTGAAGCCTATCCTGGTGACGTTTTCTATCTCCACTCACGTCTGCTTGAGCGCGCTGCGCGCGTTAATGCCGATTACGTTGAGAAGTTTACTGACGGTGCAGTAAAAGGCAAAACCGGTTCTTTGACCGCACTGCCGATTATCGAAACCCAAGGTGGTGACGTTTCTGCGTTCGTCCCGACTAACGTTATCTCGATCACTGACGGTCAGATTTTCTTGGAAACTAACCTGTTTAACTCCGGTATTCGTCCGGCGATTAACGCAGGTCTTTCCGTATCTCGTGTTGGTGGTGCCGCGCAGACTAAGATTATCAAGAAGCTGGGTGGCGGTGTTCGTCTGGCCTTGGCTCAGTACCGTGAACTAGCAGCGTTCTCGCAGTTTGCTTCTGACCTTGATGAAGCGACCCGTAAGCAGCTTGAGCATGGCCAACGCGTTACCGAACTGATGAAGCAAAAGCAGTACTCGCCGATGTCAGTGGCGGAAATGGCGCTGTCTCTGTACGCCGCTAACGAAGGTCATCTGGATGATGTGAGCGTCGATAAAGTGTTGGACTTCGAACGTGCTCTGCATGATTACATGAAGTCTGAGCACAACGATCTGCTCGAAAAGATCAACCAGACCGGCGACTACAACGGCGAGATTCAGGACGGCTTGAAGTCAGGTCTCGAGAAGTTCAAGGCGACTCAGAGCTGGTAA
- a CDS encoding ATP synthase subunit I: protein MERLETQRQKTYFVRLMLAQLVVTLLGMLLAFSIAHMPGVVSVFKGALVALLPHAFFIQRIGIFSAKRRSSGAMDLFRAEAGKFGLTVTLFSLVFVVVPPSNPAFFFSAYVAVVLTHWLAPWLMPRKSHNLLR from the coding sequence ATGGAACGTTTGGAAACCCAGCGACAAAAAACATATTTTGTTCGACTAATGCTGGCGCAACTTGTCGTTACGCTCTTGGGAATGTTGCTCGCTTTTTCGATAGCACATATGCCAGGCGTAGTATCGGTATTTAAAGGGGCGCTAGTGGCTTTGCTACCACACGCTTTTTTTATACAGCGAATTGGTATTTTTAGCGCAAAGCGTCGCTCATCTGGCGCGATGGACTTATTTCGCGCCGAAGCAGGTAAGTTTGGTTTGACGGTGACACTTTTTTCATTGGTGTTCGTGGTAGTGCCCCCCTCAAACCCCGCTTTCTTTTTTAGTGCTTATGTCGCGGTTGTTTTGACGCATTGGCTAGCACCTTGGTTAATGCCCAGAAAATCGCACAACTTATTGAGGTGA
- a CDS encoding ParB/RepB/Spo0J family partition protein produces MTRKRALGRGLDALIGAGARRRDSLDITGGVTLDSADASLLPAAPTEEAAAERLERLPLGQLTRGKYQPRRDIQPEALEELADSIRAQGVMQPIVVRPVGENRYEIIAGERRWRAAQLAELDVIPAVIRDVSDEVALALALIENIQRENLNAIEEALALKRLGEEFELTQQQIADAVGKSRTQVANLLRLLALDPEVQTLLERGDLDMGHARALLSLNTTQQRQIAHEVVNNDLTVRDTEALVKKVQANQTPAQTPPRTVKTPDVARLETHLGELLGAPVSIDHGQKGKGKVTIRYTSLEELDGILAHIK; encoded by the coding sequence ATGACGCGTAAACGCGCGCTAGGACGTGGCCTGGATGCCCTGATTGGTGCGGGCGCCCGTCGTCGTGACAGTTTAGATATTACCGGCGGCGTGACGCTGGATAGTGCAGATGCATCACTGTTGCCTGCAGCACCAACGGAAGAAGCGGCGGCTGAACGGCTAGAACGCTTACCTCTTGGCCAACTTACCCGTGGTAAATATCAGCCGCGTCGGGATATTCAGCCAGAAGCATTGGAAGAGCTTGCCGATTCCATTCGTGCACAAGGGGTGATGCAGCCTATTGTGGTTCGCCCGGTGGGTGAAAACCGCTATGAAATTATCGCGGGCGAACGTCGCTGGCGTGCAGCACAGTTGGCAGAATTAGATGTTATCCCCGCCGTTATTCGCGATGTCAGTGATGAGGTGGCACTTGCACTTGCACTGATTGAAAACATCCAGCGCGAAAATTTAAATGCCATTGAAGAAGCGCTTGCTTTAAAACGTTTAGGGGAAGAGTTCGAGCTCACCCAGCAGCAAATAGCCGATGCAGTTGGCAAATCACGCACTCAAGTCGCCAATTTATTGCGCTTATTAGCGTTAGACCCTGAAGTACAAACGTTGCTTGAACGCGGTGATTTAGATATGGGGCATGCGCGAGCCCTGCTTTCGCTTAACACTACCCAGCAACGCCAAATTGCCCATGAAGTGGTCAATAATGATTTGACCGTTCGTGACACTGAAGCGTTGGTTAAGAAAGTACAAGCTAACCAGACACCAGCGCAGACCCCGCCGCGTACCGTCAAAACGCCAGATGTTGCACGACTTGAAACACATTTGGGTGAATTGCTAGGTGCGCCTGTCTCTATTGATCATGGGCAAAAAGGGAAGGGGAAAGTGACGATTCGTTATACCAGCCTTGAAGAGCTCGACGGGATTTTAGCGCATATTAAATAG
- a CDS encoding F0F1 ATP synthase subunit delta: MAELLTVARPYAKAAFEYARDHEAFDSWSQALGFLSAAVANSDVRRLLGSPKLENDKKVALLSDMLSEKQEGLSRFLDTLADQGRLLALPFIAEQFEYLRAEHEQRVEVTVTSAYKLTAAQQTKLANALKKRLNREISITTQVDKTLIGGVILRAGDTVIDGSVRGRLNRLSEALTA, encoded by the coding sequence ATGGCGGAATTACTTACCGTCGCTCGTCCTTACGCTAAGGCGGCGTTTGAATACGCGCGTGATCATGAGGCGTTTGATAGCTGGTCCCAAGCGCTTGGTTTTTTAAGCGCTGCGGTTGCTAACAGCGACGTTCGTCGTCTGCTGGGTAGTCCAAAACTTGAGAATGACAAAAAGGTAGCGTTGCTTTCCGATATGTTGTCGGAAAAGCAAGAAGGCCTGTCGCGGTTTTTGGATACCTTAGCTGACCAAGGACGCTTGTTGGCACTGCCCTTCATTGCTGAACAGTTCGAGTACTTGCGTGCCGAACATGAACAGCGCGTTGAAGTGACAGTAACGTCAGCTTACAAATTGACTGCCGCACAGCAGACCAAGCTAGCGAACGCACTCAAGAAACGTCTGAATCGCGAAATCTCCATTACTACTCAGGTGGACAAGACGCTTATTGGCGGTGTCATCCTACGTGCCGGCGATACCGTCATAGACGGTTCGGTTCGTGGTCGATTGAATCGCCTTTCCGAAGCGCTGACCGCTTGA
- the atpB gene encoding F0F1 ATP synthase subunit A, giving the protein MAAGNEVSSTYYIQHHLQNLTFGNHPENGWSLAHSAEEAREMGFWAIHLDTMGWSIAMGLLFIWLFRKAGKLATTGVPGGLQNAVEMVVEFIENLTRATFHGRNPIIAPLALTLFVWILLMNTLKIIPVDYFPVLFNKLGVEYMKIVPTTDPNATLGMALGVFCLIIYYSIKVKGAGGFAKELSLTPFNHWALIPFNLVLEVIGLLVKPLGLGLRLFGNMFAGEVIFILIALLPFWAIWLLDVPWAIFHILVVTLQAFIFTTLSVVYLSAAHEHH; this is encoded by the coding sequence ATGGCCGCAGGAAACGAAGTCTCATCGACTTACTATATCCAGCACCACTTGCAGAACCTAACCTTTGGCAATCATCCAGAGAATGGTTGGTCGTTGGCTCATTCCGCTGAAGAAGCACGTGAAATGGGCTTTTGGGCTATCCACCTGGACACCATGGGTTGGTCAATCGCCATGGGCTTGCTGTTCATTTGGCTCTTCCGTAAAGCAGGTAAACTAGCCACTACCGGCGTGCCTGGTGGCTTACAAAACGCCGTAGAGATGGTGGTTGAGTTCATTGAGAACCTGACTCGCGCCACGTTCCACGGACGTAACCCCATTATTGCGCCTTTGGCGTTGACGCTGTTCGTGTGGATTCTCCTCATGAATACGCTGAAGATTATTCCAGTTGATTACTTCCCCGTGCTGTTCAATAAGCTTGGCGTTGAGTACATGAAAATCGTACCGACGACTGATCCCAATGCCACCCTAGGTATGGCGTTAGGTGTGTTCTGCTTGATTATTTATTACAGCATCAAAGTTAAAGGGGCAGGTGGCTTCGCGAAGGAACTTTCACTGACGCCATTCAATCACTGGGCACTCATTCCTTTCAATTTAGTGCTTGAAGTGATTGGTTTGCTCGTGAAGCCGCTAGGCCTTGGCCTGCGTCTATTCGGCAACATGTTTGCCGGTGAAGTTATCTTTATCCTGATTGCCCTACTGCCGTTCTGGGCTATCTGGCTGTTGGACGTGCCGTGGGCCATCTTCCACATTCTTGTGGTTACGCTGCAGGCCTTTATTTTTACCACGCTCTCGGTTGTATACCTGAGCGCGGCGCACGAACACCACTAA